From a single Arachis hypogaea cultivar Tifrunner chromosome 3, arahy.Tifrunner.gnm2.J5K5, whole genome shotgun sequence genomic region:
- the LOC112734880 gene encoding S-adenosyl-L-methionine-dependent tRNA 4-demethylwyosine synthase, with product MPSALSSFPARVTLLALFSATTFYFLYKSRRLRHLKTLTLSSKHTTRGKILFVSQTGTSKNLAQRLHNLLASNGVVFDLVDAQSYEPEDLPKETIVLIVASTWEDGNPPSGARFFATWLAESVKDFRVGALLLKGCRFGVFGVGSRAYGERFNAVAKGFVKQIRDLGGSEVVPLGEGDVDGGELDLDFEKWCEKVVGFLKGKVLENGVNGNLECGVYDSEEESEGESDLEEEEIVDLEDIAGKVPPRKKTAAAAESNGNGNGKVNGQREMVTPVIRANLEKQGYKIIGSHSGVKICRWTKSQLRGRGGCYKHSFYGIESHRCMEATPSLACANKCVFCWRHHTNPVGKSWQWKMDDPIEIVNSAIEMHSNMIKQMKGVPGVTLERLNEGLTPRHCALSLVGEPIMYPEINTLVDELHKRRISTFLVTNAQFPDKIKSMKPLTQLYVSVDAATKDSLKAIDRPLFGDFWERFIDSLTALKEKHQRTVYRLTLVKGWNTEDVDAYYKLFSIGEPDFVEIKGVTYCGSSATSKLTMENVPWHADVKDFSEALALKSQGEYEVACEHAHSCCVLLAKTKKFKIDGKWYTWIDYDKFHDLVASGRTFDSTDYMTATPSWAVYGAEEGGFDPEQSRYRKERRHHKSSRNQSG from the exons ATGCCCTCTGCATTGTCTTCTTTCCCAGCGCGTGTGACGCTACTCGCTCTCTTCTCCGCCACAACCTTCTACTTCCTCTACAAGTCTCGCCGCTTGCGCCACCTCAAAACCCTCACTCTCTCTTCAAAACACACTACACGTGGCAAAATCCTATTCGTTTCACAAACCGGAACTTCCAAAAACCTAGCACAGCGCCTCCACAATCTCTTAGCCTCAAACGGCGTCGTTTTCGACCTCGTAGATGCTCAGAGCTACGAGCCCGAAGACTTACCGAAAGAAACCATAGTTCTCATCGTTGCTTCGACTTGGGAAGATGGGAATCCACCTTCCGGAGCACGTTTTTTTGCCACGTGGCTCGCGGAGAGCGTGAAGGATTTTAGGGTTGGGGCGTTGCTTCTGAAGGGTTGTAGGTTCGGGGTGTTTGGTGTGGGGAGTAGAGCTTATGGAGAGAGGTTCAATGCGGTGGCTAAGGGTTTTGTGAAGCAGATTAGGGATTTGGGTGGGAGTGAGGTTGTGCCTTTAGGGGAAGGTGATGTTGATGGTGGTGaattggatttggattttgagaAGTGGTGTGAGAAGGTTGTTGGTTTTTTGAAAGGCAAGGTTTTGGAAAATGGGGTTAATGGTAATTTGGAGTGTGGGGTTTATGATTCTGaggaggaatctgaaggagagaGTGATTTGGAGGAAGAGGAAATTGTTGATCTTGAGGACATTGCTGGGAAGGTGCCACCAAGGAAGAAGACGGCAGCGGCAGCTGAGAGTAATGGTAATGGAAATGGAAAAGTGAATGGCCAAAGGGAAATGGTGACTCCAGTTATTAGAGCTAATTTAGAGAAGCAG GGGTATAAAATTATTGGTTCGCATAGCGGTGTTAAGATTTGTAGATGGACCAAGTCACAGCTTCGAGGACGGGGTGGTTGCTACAAGCATTCATTCTATGGTATTGAGAGCCATAG GTGCATGGAGGCAACCCCTAGCCTGGCCTGTGCAAATAAATGTGTTTTTTGTTGGAGACATCACACAAATCCGGTGGGAAAAAGTTGGCAATGGAAGATGGATGATCCAATAGAGATTGTAAATTCTGCAATAGAGATGCATTCAAATATGATTAAACAAATGAAAGGAGTTCCTG GAGTTACCCTGGAGCGACTAAACGAAGGTCTTACACCACGACATTGTGCATTATCTCTTGTGGGGGAACCTATTATGTATCCAGAGATAAATACACTTGTGGATGAACTGCACAAAAGGAGAATTTCCACTTTTCTGGTGACAAATGCACAGTTTCCAGATAAAATAAAGTCAATGAAGCCTCTCACCCAG TTATATGTCAGTGTAGATGCTGCAACAAAAGACTCCTTGAAGGCAATTGATAGGCCACTCTTTGGAGATTTCTGGGAACGATTCATT GATTCCTTGACAGCCCTGAAGGAAAAACATCAAAGAACTGTATACCGCTTGACATTGGTAAAAGGTTGGAACACTGAAGATGTTGATGCTTATTACAAGCTCTTTAGTATTGGAGAACCTGACTTTGTTGAAATCAAGGGAGTTACATATTGTGGCTC CTCTGCCACATCAAAATTGACGATGGAAAATGTGCCTTGGCATGCTGATGTGAAAGATTTTTCAGAGGCCCTTGCTCTGAAAAGCCAAGGGGAGTATGAAGTTGCTTGTGAACATGCTCATTCATGTTGTGTTCTCTTAGCAAAGACTAAGAAGTTCAAGATTGATGGCAAGTGGTATACATGGATAGACTACGATAAATTTCATGACCTG GTGGCATCTGGAAGAACTTTTGACAGCACAGATTACATGACTGCTACACCTTCATGGGCTGTCTATGGAGCAGAGGAAGGTGGTTTCGATCCTGAACAATCAAGATATAGGAAAGAGAGACGACATCATAAATCAAGTCGCAATCAATCAGGTTAG
- the LOC112734879 gene encoding probable methyltransferase PMT28: MAIAKLARKVKRPYGLWVKMTAVTMLGLCFIFVWGVFSNSSSSITTQRESFEDIIEPSSSSSTSSKGVQTQTQLPHKKEETKAEEKQNFGGVSNKEKDVLGEDEKKGNSSATVPPEHDKGVAPHKRVHKNDRDKDKVRANEVSESDGNDESEDKEEKEESEGELEGEKEGSDRDGEVGVDFEMDDGGDSGLAESLDQDSKLFEDGGVGTSKGQFKGPLFDPNASYKWKSCSTRSKHNYIPCIDIEVGGGKVQSYRHTERSCPRAPVMCLVPLPHGGYGYSQPWPESKSKILFKNVAHPRLAAYMKKHSWLVESGEYLTFPQNQSEFKGGIQHYLESIEEMVPDIEWGKNIRVVLEIGCSDSSFVAALLDKDVLTLTLGLKHDLVDLAQVALERGFPAVVSPFERRRLPFPSQAFDAIHCGGCSIPWHSNGGKLMFEMNRILRPSGYFIMSTKHDSIEEEEAMTSLTASICWNVLAHKSDDVGEVGVKIYQKPEGNEIYELRRKKIPPLCKESENPDAAWYVRMKSCLHSIPIGIEQHGAEWPEQWPKRLESYPDWISNKEKLVADMNHWNAVVNRSYLNGLGINWPSIRNVMDMKTIYGGFAAALSWSQPNVWVMNVVSVHAPDTLPIIFERGLIGVYHDWCESFGTYPRTYDLLHADHLFSRLKNRCKQPVSIVVEMDRMLRPGGWSIIRDKVEILNPLEEILRSMKWEIRMTFAQDKEGILCAQKTIWRP; this comes from the exons ATGGCCATTGCAAAGTTGGCTAGGAAAGTGAAACGCCCATATGGGTTATGGGTGAAGATGACAGCTGTGACAATGTTGGGTTTGTGCTTCATCTTTGTGTGGGGGGTGTTCTCGAATTCGTCTTCGTCTATTACCACACAAAGGGAAAGCTTTGAAGACATTATAGaaccttcttcctcctcttctacttcttctaaaGGGGTTCAAACACAAACACAACTACCACACAAGAAGGAGGAGACTAAGGCAGAGGAAAAGCAAAATTTTGGTGGCGTGTCGAATAAGGAGAAGGATGTGTTgggggaggatgaaaagaagGGTAATAGTTCTGCCACCGTACCTCCAGAACATGACAAAGGGGTGGCACCACATAAAAGGGTGCATAAGAATgatagagataaagataaagtgAGAGCAAATGAAGTGTCTGAATCTGATGGTAATGATGAATCAGAGGATAAGGAAGAGAAAGAGGAGAGTGAAGGAGAGTTGGAAGGTGAAAAAGAAGGGTCTGATCGCGACGGTGAAGTGGGTGTGGATTTTGAAATGGATGATGGTGGTGACAGTGGTTTAGCTGAATCTTTGGATCAGGATTCTAAACTGTTTGAAGATGGAGGTGTGGGAACAAGCAAGGGACAGTTTAAAGGGCCATTGTTTGATCCAAATGCTAGCTATAAGTGGAAATCGTGTAGTACTCGGAGCAAGCATAACTATATTCCTTGTATTGATATTGAAGTTGGTGGTGGGAAGGTTCAGAGTTACCGTCATACTGAGAGGAGTTGTCCAAGGGCGCCAGTAATGTGTTTGGTTCCTCTTCCTCATGGTGGATACGGGTATTCGCAACCATGGCCTGAGAGCAAATCAAAG ATATTGTTCAAGAATGTTGCACACCCGAGACTCGCTGCTTACATGAAGAAGCATAGTTGGTTGGTGGAGTCTGGCGAGTATCTTACTTTTCCACAAAACCAGTCTGAGTTCAAAGGTGGGATTCAGCACTATCTTGAGTCAATTGAAGAG ATGGTACCAGACATTGAGTGGGGAAAAAATATCCGTGTAGTCCTTGAAATTGGGTGTTCAGATTCGAGCTTCGTGGCTGCACTTCTTGATAAAGATGTTTTAACATTGACCCTAGGCTTGAAGCATGATCTAGTGGACTTGGCTCAGGTGGCACTCGAGCGTGGCTTTCCGGCAGTAGTTAGCCCTTTCGAAAGAAGAAGGCTTCCTTTTCCAAGTCAAGCTTTTGATGCTATTCATTGTGGGGGTTGCAGCATCCCTTGGCATTCGAATG GGGGTAAGCTTATGTTTGAGATGAATCGGATTCTAAGACCCAGTGGATACTTTATTATGTCGACTAAACATGAtagcattgaagaagaagaag CCATGACTTCATTGACAGCATCTATTTGTTGGAATGTTCTGGCACATAAAAGTGACGATGTTGGTGAAGTTGGAGTTAAAATATATCAAAAGCCTGAAGGAAATGAGATATATGAATTGAGGAGGAAGAAAATTCCACCACTTTGCAAAGAGAGTGAAAATCCTGATGCAGCATG GTATGTTCGAATGAAGAGTTGTTTGCACAGCATTCCAATTGGAATTGAACAACATGGGGCAGAGTGGCCCGAGCAATGGCCGAAGAGGCTTGAATCATATCCTGACTGGATAAGCAACAAAGAGAAATTGGTTGCTGACATGAACCACTGGAATGCTGTTGTTAACAGGTCCTATCTCAATGGATTGGGCATTAACTGGCCGAGCATCCGAAATGTAATGGACATGAAAACCATCTATGGAGG ATTCGCTGCTGCTCTCTCTTGGTCTCAACCGAATGTCTGGGTGATGAATGTAGTATCTGTTCACGCGCCAGACACACTTCCCATCATTTTTGAACGCGGCCTAATTGGTGTCTACCATGATTGGTGCGAGTCATTCGGTACTTACCCAAGAACATATGATCTTTTGCATGCTGATCATTTATTCTCACGGCTCAAAAACAG GTGCAAGCAACCTGTATCTATTGTTGTTGAGATGGATCGAATGTTAAGGCCTGGAGGATGGAGTATCATACGTGACAAAGTTGAAATTCTTAATCCATTGGAAGAAATACTTAGAAGCATGAAATGGGAGATAAGAATGACCTTTGCTCAAGACAAAGAGGGTATCTTATGTGCACAGAAAACTATATGGAGGCCTTAA
- the LOC112734881 gene encoding probable LRR receptor-like serine/threonine-protein kinase At2g16250 → MKLKKLKSSSVFSATVVFTVMSLFFFVEFSSALSSSTEKLSSRTEWLSLLQLRSSLGIRAKNWPRKTEPCRNWTGIHCKTGSVIGINISGFRRTHKASLHPSFSVDALANFTRLASFNASGFVLNGSIPEWFGDKNNNNYLGALQVLDLSSCSITGSIPESIGGLILLKSVLLSGNSLTGRMPSGLGMLSNLSVLDLSGNELSGSIPDSLFSLGNLTSLNLSSNYLSGNVPNQLSNLSGLETLDLSNNALTGNVPSVLFSRLSKLRVLNLSGNFIDGDLPDTLWSLPSLRFVDVSNNNLTGPLPKFFGSNTSSTDATFNLSNNLFFGTLNISAKKFRMIDLSGNYLEGEVQGVSLSNVGLARNCLEDVPNQRDVSVCRVFYEKRNLPFPSNLTMEKSSRKKLIFILVGVFGGLGFILLLALVLVLFLKLCGNHKSLEVQRGTESGGPVPVGESPVPPKDLAFHIAVGESFTYEQILKLTGNFAEENIIKHGHSGDLFWGVMENGATVVIKRVDLSLFKRESYVVELELLSKVSHARLIPILGHCLENDNEKCIVYKYMPNGDLASSLQRVTDADGKSKSLDWITRLKIATGAAEGLAYLHDCSPPLAHRDVQASSILLDDKFEVRLGSLSEVTTQGDVHPGVMNRLFSKPSSSNQPNFGTSSVTWAGDVYGFGKILLELITGDTEVSKLDDATSREWLEQTLPYISIDDKERINKIVDPSLLVNEDLLEEVWAIAIVARSCLNPRPSKRPPMRHVLRALENPLKVVREESASSVKLRTTSSRKSWSTGLFGSWRQSSSDSATATNKDSSSGTKQSGKVSSQGSGVIMDHSSSNKRSSKSNEVFPEPLETQDVEIGGGR, encoded by the exons ATGAAGTTGAAGAAGTTAAAGAGTTCCTCTGTTTTTTCAGCTACAGTTGTTTTTACCGTTATGTCCCTGTTCTTCTTCGTTGAGTTCAGTTCTGCTTTGAGTTCAAGCACTGAAAAGTTGAGTTCAAGAACCGAATGGTTATCGTTGCTTCAACTTCGATCTTCATTGGGTATAAGAGCAAAAAACTGGCCAAGAAAAACCGAACCGTGCCGGAACTGGACCGGGATTCATTGCAAAACGGGTTCAGTTATCGGAATCAACATTTCCGGTTTCAGAAGAACACATAAAGCTAGTCTTCACCCAAGTTTCTCAGTTGATGCACTTGCCAATTTTACCCGTTTAGCTTCCTTCAATGCTTCAGGTTTTGTGCTTAATGGTTCTATTCCTGAGTGGTTTGGTGACAAAAACAATAACAACTACCTTGGTGCACTCCAGGTGCTTGATTTAAGTTCTTGCTCAATAACTGGCTCTATTCCTGAGTCAATTGGTGGTTTGATTTTGTTGAAGTCTGTGTTACTTTCTGGGAATAGCTTAACTGGTAGAATGCCTTCAGGTTTGGGAATGTTGTCTAATTTGTCTGTGCTTGATCTCTCAGGAAATGAACTTTCTGGGTCTATTCCTGATTCATTGTTTTCACTTGGTAACCTCACAAGTCTTAATCTTTCTTCCAATTACTTATCTGGGAATGTTCCGAATCAACTTAGTAACCTTTCAGGGCTTGAAACTTTGGACCTTTCCAACAATGCACTAACTGGTAATGTGCCTAGTGTCTTGTTTTCTCGCCTTTCGAAACTTCGAGTTCTCAATTTGAGTGGTAACTTTATTGATGGTGATCTTCCTGATACTTTGTGGTCATTACCGAGCTTGCGTTTCGTTGATGTGTCCAACAACAACCTTACCGGTCCTCTACCGAAGTTTTTCGGTTCAAATACTAGTTCTACTGATGCCACATTCAATCTCTCAAACAACTTATTCTTTGGAACTCTAAATATTTCGGCtaagaagtttagaatgattgatcTGTCCGGTAATTATTTGGAAGGCGAGGTGCAAGGTGTTAGTCTTAGTAATGTTGGTTTAGCTAGGAATTGTCTGGAGGATGTTCCAAATCAGAGGGATGTTAGTGTTTGTAGAGTGTTTTATGAGAAGAGAAATTTACCCTTTCCATCAAATTTGACAATGGAAAAATCTTCCAGAAAGAAACTGATATTCATACTGGTAGGTGTATTTGGTGGACTTGGCTTTATTTTGCTTCTGGCATTGGTCCTCGTACTGTTCTTAAAACTATGTGGCAATCATAAAAGCTTGGAAGTTCAAAGGGGAACCGAAAGTGGAGGGCCTGTTCCAGTAGGGGAGAGTCCTGTGCCGCCTAAAGACCTTGCATTCCACATTGCTGTCGGGGAATCATTTACTTATGAGCAAATTCTCAAGTTGACTGGTAATTTTGCTGAAGAAAATATCATCAAGCATGGTCATTCTGGAGACCTCTTCTGGGGAGTAATGGAAAACGGAGCTACTGTTGTCATCAAAAGGGTAGATTTGAGTTTGTTCAAGAGAGAATCATATGTTGTGGAGTTGGAATTATTAAGCAAGGTTTCACATGCAAGATTGATCCCAATCTTGGGACATTGCTTGGAGAATGACAATGAGAAATGTATAGTTTACAAGTATATGCCAAATGGAGATTTGGCAAGTTCTTTGCAGAGAGTCACCGATGCAGATGGTAAATCGAAGTCCCTTGATTGGATCACGAGATTGAAAATCGCTACAGGAGCTGCCGAAGGCCTTGCTTATCTACATGATTGCAGCCCTCCCCTCGCTCACAG AGATGTTCAAGCTAGCAGCATACTTCTTGATGATAAATTTGAGGTGCGACTTGGAAGTTTGAGTGAGGTTACCACCCAAGGAGATGTCCATCCTGGTGTCATGAACAGGCTGTTCAGCAAGCCATC ATCTTCTAATCAACcaaattttg GCACATCATCAGTAACTTGGGCAGGTGATGTATATGGTTTTGGTAAGATTTTGCTCGAGCTTATTACTGGAGATACTGAGGTCAGTAAATTGGACGATGCCACCTCAAGAGAGTGGTTGGAGCAGACCTTGCCTTACATTAGCATAGATGATAAAGAAAGGATAAATAAGATTGTTGACCCTTCTTTGTTAGTAAATGAGGATCTACTTGAAGAAGTATGGGCTATAGCAATCGTGGCAAGATCATGCCTGAATCCTAGGCCTTCGAAACGTCCTCCTATGAGACATGTCCTCAGGGCGCTGGAAAATCCGTTGAAGGTTGTAAGAGAAGAAAGCGCAAGCTCGGTGAAGTTGCGAACAACTTCGTCTAGGAAGTCTTGGAGCACTGGATTGTTTGGTAGCTGGAGACAGAGCTCATCAGATAGTGCTACTGCAACAAACAAAGATAGTTCAAGTGGGACTAAACAATCAGGGAAAGTAAGTTCCCAAGGAAGTGGTGTAATAATGGATCACTCATCTTCCAATAAAAGATCATCCAAATCCAATGAAGTTTTCCCTGAACCATTGGAAACACAAGATGTGGAGATTGGTGGGGGAAGATGA